A stretch of DNA from Lycium ferocissimum isolate CSIRO_LF1 chromosome 4, AGI_CSIRO_Lferr_CH_V1, whole genome shotgun sequence:
gttactgtactcaTGTTCCATATTCCTCACTTTAGTACGATTCtatttactgtattccatgctttacatgctcagtacatatttcgtactgaccccctttcttcgggggctgcgtttcatgcccgcaggtacagacgatcgttttggtgatccgccagcgtAGGACATCCATTCTGCCGTCtgggagtgctcccttgttcaggagcccatattttggtacagactcttctgttacatatgtatatgtctattcaggggtacggcggggccctgtcccgtcatatgattctgttatgactcctagaggtctgtagacatatatgtgggttgtgtatagttctgttcagttgtgttcgtatgacttatgttttgggcggtcccgttcgccatggcagccttgtcggctgtgTGTACATATGTTCGaacatattatgtatattacgacagccttgccggctatTGTGCAGTATATGTGTTTGCATGTGACAGGTTGCGACGACGTCCGACTTTCGTGTATGTTTAAGTTATTCGTATACTGATTACAGTTagcaggtgtgtacgagtgcccagctcgggcactagtcatggcctacggggttgggtcgtgacactataaAATATCTAAATGACTCACAAGGTGGATGAATAGGTTCACATATTTCCCCATGTATACGCTATAGAAAGGCAGGGGATTCAATGTTAACTTTCATTGGTGATGGCTTAGCTATCAATTTACCTGATAACAAGCGGCACATGAAAATTCACCACTTTCAAGAATCTTTAGGTTCTTAAGTGGATGCCTATTAGAATTTTCAACAATTCATCTCATCATTATTGATCCAGGGTGACCTATTCGGTCATACCAAAGCACAAAAgtacttgaatcattaaacttctaGTTTACGATCGAGTGTACTTCAATTATACTAATTTCTGCATACAGGTCTAAAGACAAAGTTGGTAATTTCTCCAAAACATATTTCTGGCCGGAGACATTCTTTGTAATGACAAGATATTCATCATTTATTTCGTTTAATGTCTCAATGTGATACCCATTACAGCAGATATCTTTGAAGCTTAACAAGTTTCTTGGGGATTTAGAAGAATAATGCATCTTCTATAACAAGTTTCGTCCCCTTAGGCAGAAATATAGTAGCTCTTCCGAAGCCTTTAATCAATTTCGAATTGTCAGAAATTGTACTAACATTTCCCCTTTTTCTAAGCAAGTGAGAaaattatttctcatttttgaaTATGGCATACATTGTTCCACtatcaatcacacaaatatcttcatGAATTGTCATTGACCCAAATGATATTTgagaaattttcatatattcttcaaaatgaaAGAGTAGTCAAAGTGAACATTGAAgtagatattattattaaacAAAGCATTACATAGACTTTATTTACATAACTATTATAGCTAATAGTAACAACATGGATGAAAATATCTAAATTATTACAGACCCATCACCGATCAGATGATCTATTTTTCCTTCAGGATGTTCAAAGAAATATGCTACATCTAGATGCACGGGCTCAACATTATCTTCAGAAATGAAATTTACTTCGGCATTCTTTTCTGCCTTTTTGTGGTAGGCTTAATAAAGCTTAACTAGATGCTTTGGCATACGACAGGTACATGATCAGTGGTGCCTCTTTCCTCCACATCGGTAACATTTATTTTCTGAATCTTTCTTTTGCACAacttcatgcttttcatccttCTTTTTACACTGCTGGTGGTGAAGGGTATTATTTGGTGCAAGACGAGAATCATGATTAAAATTTCTTCCTCGACCACGACCATGACCACAACTGGGGCCACGACCTCTTCCACGCTTAGAATGGTGAAAATTTGCTTCATTTACTTCAGGGAATGGGACAATACCAGTAGGTCggctttcatgatttttcattaatagTTCATTATGTTGTTCAGCCACTAGAAGATGTGAAATTAGTTCAGAATATTTCTTGAACCTCATTTCTCGGTATTGCTGCTGCATGAGCATACTCGAGGCAGGAAAAGTGGAGAATATTTTCTCCAGCATATCATGATCAGTGATATTTTCACTATATAATTTCAACtgagaaataattttaaacatggCGGAATTATACGCACAGTTAGATTTAAAATGAAGATCTTTAACAGtgagatattccattttcaagcTCTCTTCAAGGTGATGGCAGAGGAATATCATTGCCTTGCCACGGTTTTGATTTGATGCCTGATATTTATCTTTGATGGTGTCTGCAGACCCATCGTATCAAGATGCATTTCAGCATCAAGAATCCAACACAGGTAGCTTTTGCCAGATATATTCAAGGCAACAAATTCACGTTTAGAAAGATTCGCCattaattaagaataaaaaagTCAATACCTTCGAGGCTTTCAAGGTATTTGCTCGAGATAGCAGAGTCtagtgctgataacgtgttattaAATAAAGACTATAAAGTAAATGCACCAGAGAGAAGTATATAGAGAGGAACTGATTGTATATTCCAATTCTACAAATGGCCACTATTTCTAAGGAAAAATATATGCCTGACGGCCACGCCATTTAAGAAGGAAACTTGGTGGCCACGTTACTTGGTGTCTGAGTTGTTGGccaatgttacaccccgtattttatacgttgagTTTCGCGGTAAGATAACCGACGTGGAGTTAGAAAGTGAAGTTGTTGTCAAGGTCATAAGAGGTTCTACATGATTATTCCACGTATATGGGAGTTTaagttatgttcaacaagtatCGGGAAGATTGGAAGCTGCACAAACTAAAAGAAACTGAGTGTGACAATTGGGCAACGCGACGGTGgtaagtcgacggaccgtcgaacaACCCTCTGAGAATCAGAGGCTGTCGCCATTCAACGATTGCAAGTCAACGGACTGTTGAATGGTAGACAGATCATCGACCTTGCTGTCGAATTACAGGCGGtggaaaatttccttcttttataaattaaaaggaGCCATGACTTGGGTCATTATTTCCACACAAAAATCAGACTTTTCTAGACTCTTCAAGCTCTCTCTACCATTTTTACTTATCCATACAACTCCTAAGCTAAATCAAGCTTTAAAACCCTAAGATGATGGTCCTTGCATTTAGTTGAAGCTATGGTGGATTTGGTTTAAAAACAAGATTGTGTGAGTGAAGTTCTTCAAATATAAGGTATGCTATTCCTTTtattacttatattaagttgatttggaggttaataaGTCATAAAAGTGAAATAAATTATGGTAGGGAAAGTTATAAGgtattgtgttgtagttgttgattaTGAATGGAATTTGGGTGTTGTTTGGAGGATTGATAGAAGTAAAAGATATAAAAgaaatgctgtccgattttcatTAGCTCCTGTATTAGTTTAGTTGACCTTATGAGAGTCTCAATGGCTtgaccttagtatgaatcctcttgaatgtagatttgcaaactCGGGAAGATAGCCATTGATTAGTAAGGAgatgacgaggtatgtaagactatccctttctttcttttggcatgatccttgtgAACCAAACGTACACGTAACGTTAATCCATAATGGTTCTACTCTTAGAGTTAGGAATGATCCATTTGATTCATGATCCATAGTGTTATCTTCAAAAAATATTGCTTAGATCCAGTTTGGTCTTTAGAGTCACTTGTACTCCTATCATGTTTTatacattgcattgcacttatatatacacacatatgcatatacagacTCGAGAACCCTCAAGCGCTATAtgcgcgtatattatgtattatgtatatatatgtatagggtatggggaaggtAACGGTGTTAtctacgcactaccacctgattagctggtcatatgatgatacgatgatgataatgatgatgatgatgatgatgccggccgatacgatatgatgggatgcccacagaggcttgacagacgttatatacgcatatatgtatatgt
This window harbors:
- the LOC132054133 gene encoding uncharacterized protein LOC132054133; its protein translation is MANLSKREFVALNISGKSYLYTIKDKYQASNQNRGKAMIFLCHHLEESLKMEYLTVKDLHFKSNCAYNSAMFKIISQLKLYSENITDHDMLEKIFSTFPASSMLMQQQYREMRFKKYSELISHLLVAEQHNELLMKNHESRPTGIVPFPEVNEANFHHSKRGRGRGPSCGHGRGRGRNFNHDSRLAPNNTLHHQQCKKKDEKHEVVQKKDSENKCYRCGGKRHH